From a single Apium graveolens cultivar Ventura chromosome 2, ASM990537v1, whole genome shotgun sequence genomic region:
- the LOC141689391 gene encoding uncharacterized protein LOC141689391: MKKARLAGLDTRGKATEPIFLKKHKEPIGEASTEGAGGHGTPITAAAPTAAATGAFQPLWGFRRGDTVVGSTKHAWDWSYHSVTPKDFTDVVATPDLERIKLMGAQSLASSNAYFQGAVRQAESWKRASDKADNALRRQQKKYATLEKKLKRKEEELGESNAELVVLRAEKDKAIDNYLDSEEFAQSMRIRDDSVFPEFFRTGWDTALGTVNEACPDINPADYICPDDEALLQRFRTRVVVSDHVPQDPLLPPPESSSRPAEDDSSSSSSETTETSSESGEDDDMDAEGTSAP; the protein is encoded by the exons atgaagaaagctcggctcgcaggcctagacacccggggaaaggccacggagcctatctttttgaagaagcacaaagagcctataggggaggcctcaactgaaggagctggaggccatggtactcctatcactgctgctgcccctactgctgctgccacaggcgcctttcagcctctctggggattccgccgaggggacaccgtagttggttccacgaaacatgcttgggattggtcttaccatagcgtgacccccaaggattttactgatgtggtggccacccctgatcttgagaggatcaagctcatgggagctcagtctctggcttcg tctaacgcctattttcaaggcgctgtgaggcaagccgaatcatggaagcgggcttctgataaggccgataatgccctcaggaggcaacagaagaagtatgctaccctggagaagaagctcaagcgcaaggaggaagaactcggagagtctaacgccgagctggtggtacttcgggcggagaaggataaagctatagacaactatctggactcggaggagtttgcccaatccatgaggattagggatgattcagtctttcccgagttttttaggactggttgggacacggcccttgggaccgtgaacgaggcttgtcctgatattaacccggcggactacatctgccctgatgacgaggctttgctacagaggtttcgtacccgagtagttgtctcggaccatgttcctcaggatccactccttcctcctcccgagtcttcttccagacctgctgaggacgacagctcttcctcctcctccgagacgacagagacatccagcgagagtggagaggacgatgatatggatgccgagggtacttcagctccttag